One window of Deltaproteobacteria bacterium genomic DNA carries:
- a CDS encoding HyaD/HybD family hydrogenase maturation endopeptidase: MPEKELKRIVVLGVGNTLLKDEGVGVKVMQALRRRFDFPPEVALVDGGVRGLGLVPIIKEAEDLIIIDAVRKGQAPGTLYRLTDEDLCARVNQKNSLHQVDLIEALTVAQAFGEAMPSIIVLGVEPLDVSPWGMELTPIIEARVDELVALVIEELGRLGVKCQPGLEHDGL, encoded by the coding sequence ATGCCTGAAAAGGAACTGAAACGCATCGTGGTTCTCGGGGTGGGGAACACCCTTCTCAAAGACGAAGGGGTGGGTGTCAAGGTTATGCAAGCGCTGCGAAGACGTTTTGACTTCCCGCCGGAGGTGGCTCTGGTGGATGGAGGCGTGCGGGGCCTCGGCCTCGTCCCGATTATCAAGGAGGCGGAAGACCTCATCATTATTGACGCCGTCAGGAAAGGCCAGGCCCCCGGAACCCTCTACCGGCTTACAGATGAGGATCTCTGTGCCAGGGTTAATCAAAAAAACTCACTGCATCAGGTTGACCTAATCGAGGCCCTGACCGTGGCTCAGGCCTTCGGTGAGGCCATGCCTTCCATAATTGTTCTGGGCGTGGAGCCCCTGGACGTCAGCCCCTGGGGCATGGAGCTGACGCCAATCATAGAGGCCAGGGTGGATGAACTGGTGGCCCTGGTCATTGAAGAGCTGGGGCGCCTGGGGGTAAAATGCCAGCCCGGGCTGGAGCATGACGGTCTATGA
- a CDS encoding HypC/HybG/HupF family hydrogenase formation chaperone → MCLAVPTRVVEIDQNGMITTDTGGVRKKVSSVLIEDARVNDWVIVHAGFAIQKLDQKEAMEALKLLWEMIEASPEGDGDEW, encoded by the coding sequence ATGTGTCTGGCAGTGCCAACCCGAGTCGTAGAAATTGATCAGAACGGGATGATCACGACTGATACGGGCGGGGTCAGGAAGAAGGTTTCTTCAGTCCTGATAGAGGACGCCAGGGTCAATGACTGGGTCATTGTCCATGCCGGATTTGCCATCCAGAAACTGGACCAAAAAGAAGCCATGGAGGCCTTGAAGCTTCTTTGGGAGATGATTGAAGCGTCTCCTGAAGGCGATGGGGATGAATGGTAA
- a CDS encoding ATP-binding cassette domain-containing protein, whose amino-acid sequence MSEILLEASNLIKHFPVTRGLIFSKQVGAVKAVDGISFTIKKGETFGLVGESGCGKTTTSKLILLLEKITSGTILFEGKEIGQLSGPDLKKYRGKVQAVFQDPFSSLSPRRRVGKLIAEPIVVNNKLPRATVRDRVTEVLEVVGLRSDQASLYPHEFSGGQRQRIAVARALALNPSLIILDEPVSALDVSIRAQIMNLLRQIQHQFGLTYLLIAHDLAVVKHMSNRVGVMYLGKLVETAESKELYRNPLHPYTYALYSAALPSHPDFQQEEIILPGEVPSPLNPPPGCRFHPRCFKAKPLCAEEEPMLKDVGAGHEVACHFSLHTE is encoded by the coding sequence ATGAGCGAAATCCTCCTCGAAGCAAGTAACCTGATCAAGCATTTCCCGGTGACCAGGGGACTTATCTTCTCGAAACAGGTCGGAGCGGTCAAGGCTGTTGACGGCATCAGCTTTACCATCAAAAAGGGAGAGACCTTTGGGCTGGTCGGGGAATCCGGATGCGGAAAAACAACCACCTCCAAACTTATCCTGCTCCTGGAGAAGATCACCAGCGGAACCATACTTTTCGAAGGCAAGGAAATCGGGCAGCTCTCCGGACCTGACCTGAAAAAATATCGAGGCAAGGTTCAGGCCGTTTTTCAGGACCCTTTCAGTTCATTAAGCCCCCGCAGGCGGGTCGGAAAGTTAATCGCTGAACCCATCGTGGTCAACAATAAACTGCCCAGAGCCACTGTCCGGGATAGAGTTACTGAGGTCCTGGAGGTGGTGGGGTTGAGGTCGGATCAGGCTAGCCTTTACCCTCACGAGTTCAGCGGCGGCCAAAGACAGAGAATAGCCGTGGCCAGGGCCCTGGCCCTCAATCCCAGCCTCATCATCCTCGACGAACCCGTGTCCGCCCTGGACGTTTCCATTAGAGCCCAGATCATGAACCTGCTGCGGCAGATCCAGCATCAATTCGGGCTAACCTACCTGCTTATCGCCCACGATCTGGCCGTGGTCAAGCATATGAGCAACCGGGTTGGCGTGATGTACCTGGGTAAGCTGGTCGAAACTGCTGAAAGCAAGGAGTTATACCGCAACCCCTTGCATCCTTACACATACGCGTTGTACTCCGCGGCCCTGCCTTCACACCCCGATTTTCAGCAGGAGGAGATCATCCTGCCCGGTGAGGTGCCCAGCCCGCTCAACCCACCACCCGGATGCAGGTTTCACCCCCGCTGCTTTAAGGCAAAACCTCTTTGCGCTGAAGAGGAGCCAATGCTCAAAGATGTCGGCGCAGGCCATGAGGTTGCCTGCCATTTTAGCTTGCACACAGAATAG